Below is a genomic region from Amphiura filiformis chromosome 19, Afil_fr2py, whole genome shotgun sequence.
AAGTTGGAACCGTGATAAAATGTATATCTTACATAATTTTATGTACAAGacatgctgagacaaataatcagATCCCCTTTATCATGTATACGTTCCGACTTCAAAAGTTCCGACTTATGTCTAAAAGTTCCCGTCGAGAAATTCTAGCAACCGTATGTTTAAATTAGTGCGTGCGCGGCAATCCACGGCGTCAGGAAATCTCCGGCCATTACCTCAACAGATTATCCGCGATTCAagtatataatatcaaaataacaGAATTTTAACAATCTTCTGCTGGTGATTAAGGATCCTGTGTGTCTATTCCGGATCACGAAGCTCTGCATACAATGCATTTTCACAGCTAGCATGGCTATCGAGGACTTCGGCATTGTGTTCCGCACTCTCCATTTCAGAAAAGTGAATATCAGCATATGTGAGCCCGTCAACATTTATATTCTCTTCTTCCTTTCTCGTTTTGCTTGATTTCTGGTTTGTATTAGAAGCCGTGGGTATATTTGAAGCAATTCCCGTGGGTTTGAATCGAATGTTCCCTCCGCCTTTCTTCATGGAAATCGCGTACACAATATCGTCACCAGAGCTTTCTTCGCAAACGTCTTTCGTTGTTTGATCCATTTCACAGGATGTGGCATTCTGGGATTCCGGAAGTGCTTTCTCCAGCAACTGTGTTTTGATATCATCATTTATCAACGCATAAGGAGATTCTAATTCCTGATCTTTTTCCTTCAAATCTTTCATCGTCACATGACCACCTTGCTGACGCCCTTCTTCCACTGTAGACATATTAGAGGAGATATTTGCTTGATAATGGACCGAATCAGGTGTTGCTTGCTTATATAGCACGGATTGCGCGACTTTTGGATTGCTTTGAAAAGGGAGAGCATAGACAACCTCGCCATCTTCATTTGGACGGCCGTCATCTCTATCAACCATATCAACAGTTGCTTCGGTGCCAGCATGAGTAGACGAATCAGGTTGTTCAGAAGGCTCAATATCATCGTCTGTATTGTAGTCAGATCTTTTGTTTTCTCTTCCACACTTTTTTCGAAAGAGCAGAATTATGATAATCAGGAACGAAATCGTGAATAAGCTGCAGCCAATGATAACTGTCGTCGGTATTAACCATGATGTTAACGTTTTGGATGATTTCCCGTTGCTTGCAATGTCAGTAATATGGATTGATGCAATTGTTGCCGTCGGAAAAGTGGTGTATGTTCTTGTATTTGAACCGTGTGTCTCCTAAACAAATAATATGACAAGAAAAAGAAAGTTGTGTTATAGTTTGTTCGGACATCTGACATACTAATATATAAGATTATATTAAACAAAGGAGGTTTGATAGGATATCCCAACAGGGCAGATACTAAACCTGAAGGGGACTCGACTAGCAGCAATACATACCGCGACCAAATTTCCAAGGGATTTTTAAAATCGTTGCAGTCTTCAAGTTCTGTCCCGCACCAAAATAATTTTACGGGACATATATTTACACTAATTTAgcataatcaagttgaattttatAATAAGCTGGACCCACAAAAAGATGTGAACCGCAATTTGTGTTGACTTTATCATGGCGTGTTGAGCTGGTGGGGTGGAAAGTTTCCCCTGTCGGTATAGCACTCTGTTATACAGGAACATTCCCAATCGGTCTTATGTCAACTTAAGACAATAGAAGGAAAAGTTGAAGTGAAAAGGAAAAGAGGACTACAGAAGAAACAATGGTTTGACAACGTCAAAGAATTGATAAGTATGAATTTATACTTTAATGCAAGCCAAGCGTCTAGCTCGGAACAGAACAGCTTGGAAGAAGGAGATACGGAGATGCAGCCAGATGGTAGCCAATCGTCAGTATAATGACGGCGCGCCGCGGCCGCCGAAGAAGAAGATGATACAGGAACATTGCTGAAAATAGCAAAACAATAACCCCACGTGACCCATTTATTACACTTAATCAAGAGCTCTCCTGGACCTCTGGCGAGTATTTTACCTTTATTTAACcttgtatttatgaatattatcaatcatccaggtagatcaaatagttgactaaattataattctgttcaactggacttactattaaGTAAgtaatagtaagtccagttgaacagaattataatttagtcaactatttattTAACCTTACAAATAAACTTGACCTTGAACCTAGGATTTAGTCGCCCAACTCTTAGGTGCGGTCCTCCTCCCTCACCCCACTATCTTACCATCTTGTATACGCCACTGGTCATCCTGGTAATAGGTGGGTGATTGGTTGTGGGTATAGTGGGTGCATGGCTGCTCGAAGCCAGGCTTGAAGTTGAAGTCCGAGTCGCACTTGCAGGACGCTGTTGCACGTAAATAGTTGCATTTATTTCGGACTTCTCATTGACACCTAGGCTATTTTGAGCCTTGCACCAGATTTGCATTCTATCATCAGTCAACGTcagattttgtatttgtaatttttccCCGCCTTTTCGGATACGAAACCTACCCGTCGTCTGCGTATATTCATGATATCCGTCGTAGCCCTGTACAAACCAGGCATATAAAGTTACATTCGGATGTAAAATGTCAGGGACACAATCAAAGGTGGCATTTTTGCCGACAAACCTGGTTCGATTTTCGGGCTTGACCACGGGTTTAGGAGGTATTTTCAAAGGAGTAACTTCACATGGATCTCCATGGCCATCAATGTTTTGTCCAGCATAGCAtgtaaagttttcaaaattgtctATTTCTCCCATTGTCCACTCAAAAGAGAAGGTCTCTCCCGGTTTCGTGATATTTGTTCCGCCAAAATCGATCGCAGTGTGTGTCCATGTCAATGGTAAAGGTGAAGATGTTGAATTTGGTAATGTACATCGAAAATTAACTGAATCTCCGATGGCTGGTTGCTGAGGGTCAGTTGAGCATGTCGGATGAGGCCATTCGCTTACTTTAAGCGAGGCCCTGTTGGAGTATATCCATTCTCTGTTGTAAATTATAACACAAACATAAGTTCCTGCGTCTTCTAACATCAAAGGTGATATACGGAGAATAAAGACGCTGTCTTCTTTTGAAACAGAATATCTCGTCGCAGCTGCATCACGAATTGTCGCATTAAATGATATATATGTCTGATTTTCTGATTTAACCCAGTGAAAAATGTTAAATGAATCGTCCACCCCGCATGTTAATATCGCCGTTTCTCCTACTTTATAAACGGCATCGCTTGGTTGAAGAATGAATTGTTGTGCAAAACAAGAACATACAAAATATCCTACAATAAAAACTAAATAAGGGTGAAGAATTCCCATCTTATTAAATGGCACGTTGAGCCAAAAGAGTAAAATGTTTTAACGTATAGGCAACAGCTAATAGTTGGTTAGCTTTTGTAGAACTGGCTAATATCTCACGGCACTATAAGCGAGCGCTAAGTTGACGTTATAATGACGATGCATGTATTAAGGAAGTAACATTTGCCAGACTTTGTGCTAACGAGAATGCCTAGTATCGATACGCCCCACTTAAAATAATAACAAGTAATTAATTTACGCTCTTTCGCGCACAGAgcagttcattcattcattcacattaatttcattcggctgcgaagcggGCGACTGCAAAGTTTCTCTATGTACTACGATTGgaagccaaagtggtaatggcatctggcagtaaaaagttgtcaaaGTCACGTCCccgaacagtttttgcacataagataagtctaggatgttctttgccttccagatcTTCTTTATGTATAAATGgagtgtagagagcatatcttctgcatggttcatcttcctgcatcctcaggatatatCCCAGGAATCATAGTTGTCGTgatttgacagagttgataaggggcacagtgttggtgatgatagaccctttcattactaacatggtcagtgagcttgatgttcagcattatcctgtaacatgatgtaccaaacgccttgatcttattttccatgtctgGTCAGTAGAttatcacccaggactcacagccatagagcaatactgtaacactgGTGTGAAaaagcttgacttttgttgcaacagtgattgttggacttctccacagtttccaaaatgcataccggTACCATGCAAGAGCCTATCATGGAACCAatgggttctccgtatacttggagtggtggctgtGGATTGCAGTCGATggccatgtaggcctactctattTTAGGAACACTGATGATAagacccaggctttctgctgcagccgctgttctggtcagctgtgcctgtgcccgcGGGATTATATACAAGTAAGGCAATATCGtcagcgaaatccaagtcgttcaaaacATTGGCATGATATCGCCTGGAACGACGTAGATGTGTTTCAACACCACTGTCAGTCCCCTCGGTAGCCATCTTTATCGAATAGtcgatgagaacaatgaataggaatggCGTTAGAACATCCCCCTGTAcaatactccagtagtcactATAAGGGATCCGAGAGCAGTACCGGTACTCGTTTATAAACTGTgcacaaaaagtaggcctatccgaacacttaaaacaaaagtaaaattgcaaaataatttagTCGacagagaattttgttctgcgtacttTGATACCTTATTCGGTGCGATGCGATTGTAAGCTTCAAACATGTCATATTTCCTCCTCAAGTACAGGGCCATTTCTGCTACCTTTTGTTACGGGTTCAATGAAGCCTAACGGATGAAGCTCACTCTGCTGTGATCAATTATATTTGTACTTCGACGTCTTCGAGGGAAAAGTCaatgcaaatttttgtcacttttgaaaagcccTCTTTTTATTCGAATTGCTATAAGTAATATCATGGTTTAGGGAAATAAAGTCGCGTCGTTataccgaatgaggtatcaataatacgcagaacaaaattttcatctatcgactactttattttgtaatttagtttagtgtctttaagaaatggcttttgttttaagtgtttggatactttttgaaTCCACCGGAAAGGTATATGACTATTGGGCTATTAAAGAAACAAGTAAAACAGTTCGTCTTTTACAAAGCTAGGATTTATAGATGACACCATAAAAGActatcacaaacatttcttttcaaagttTCATTCTTCAATACCAAGTTTGTTTGCACTGTTTGTTTGTTCAGTTAATGACTGATATGTAGACTTAAATATTTATTAATTCTACTTTCCCCGTCTGGATATCTAGAACTGAAAGGGCAACCAATTATTATTGTATACGGTGCTGGTCACGTAATACCATGTATGGCTCGGTTCAAGCCACATTTTCGTCCTTATTTGTCAATTTttcgtcccatttttagtcattttaattacGGTATGGTCTTTACACTTAAGtactttaaaacaaaaacaaaaaaagtctcaggtcatcataatgttgaaaattttgtaatTTGGGGATTCGGCTTTCTACTCTATTGGTGATGATGATTGGTtgcttatttgttattttctgtattgttgtcaattttgccaaataaataataaatatactgTGAGAGTTCCATGTATTTATGAGaaatgaatattattttttattaataataataattgctctTTCGTAAAAACTTGGAACCGTGATAAAATGTATATCTTACAAAATTGTATGTACAATTAAGACATGCTGAGAAAATATAAGCAGGTCGCCTTTATCAAGTTTATacgcatagtgcagttttgtccacggcaaattcaccgtgacattttcagccataaacccgcttagtgaagattaaaccgaaatatgcagtactaaaccattatagtaatcgattgtccaatgcacatttcttacgacgtgataatattaatccaatgagcgatcgaattgtccgctacggtcgactaatccaatcgataatgacgctattgacatgtacgggtggagctccactgactgagttttggggatttttcactggtttgctatcatttactcatcacggcggtccaccgttattataaggactatgctataataatttaaagattgaaatgtagaaaataaaccatacttgattgacagaaagtactaaatttgtacctattacggtttggcggcactcctcttccaaacgcgaccaagtcagggcgtcccggtgaagcaaaatgtgcattggattaacacgggagtttggataagatggtagatttcctttctcatacattattaaagcttgtaccggaacAAAAATTCAGAttatttgaaaagaataagtaattgaaacatagagcaagtactaaaatcagagcttttatactttttgatatatgatactaactacatgtagttcatttcctatacccacagcacagcgctactagtacgggtcaattacctatgcataccccgggggggggggcactccctatctgaaatggcagggatgtgcctcggccatgttaaaagtagggggcattcaggtcaaatgtacaattacaaaaatatggggtcattcagtacacaccgggatgcatactgcagttactgtccgttttcctatacacaatacacagtgctctttcccattgacgcgtgacctctacaaatagccctacgttaaaagtatggggatatgcctagttaacgtcgctgtgtgaaaaataaccggccaatattaaaagtactcttctaaagttctagaaaatatagttttgtaacatgtcctaaatttttagctaatttagatgtttggaaatatgcgtactttggtgttttagttaatgttataggtattGCCttgttaacgtcgctgtgtgaaaaataaccggccaatattaaaagtactcttctaaaattctaaacaatatagttttgtaacatgtcctaaatttttagctaatttaggtgtttggagagggtcgcacttttgtgttttaggaaggatatgtaaacgacagataacaccaaaaatatgaagaaattatttccaaaccgtgttaagtcaacaatcattatgttgctcattttcaagaatgctggtttacaaaaagcaggcaattgtctcatttcgtgaacaaaggtacacataccattgtttcctttcgtttcctttataatcggttacccaactgtagctataataccagctttattgcgatatcgcacatgtaaaacagacacttgtgcacaaccagagaagatccgatttaatcagttgaactgtttcaatgagtgttatcttggtttaatagcttttaatggggtttatgtcctgcaaaggtcgagatgaattctactgtagacatgactgcatcatggtgagTGCCCCTATGTTGTGTGCATAcgtgtagttaacaataactgcacgaTGGTTTGAATTTTAAACGTTCCGACTTTTAAAAATTCCGACTTATGCCTAAAAGTTGCCGTCGAGAAAGTCTAACAACCGCGCGTGTCCGGCAATCCCACGGCGTCAGGAACCTCCGGCCATTGGACCACCTCAACGCACTATCTGATTCAAGTATATATATTATCAAAATAACAGAATTTTTAAAATCTTCTGCTGGACCCTTCGTGTCTATTCCGTTTGCGGATCACGAAGCTCTGCGTACAATGCATTTTCAGAGCTAGCGGGGACTTCGGCATTGTGTTCCGCACTCATCTTTTCAGCAAAGTGACTGTCGGCATGAGCCCGTCAACATTTATCCGACTATTCTCTTCTTCGTTTCTCGTTTTGCTTGATTTCTCTTTTGTATTTATAGAAGACGTAGATATCTTTGAAGCAATTCCTGTTGGTTTGACTCGAATGTTCACTCCGCCTTTCTTCATGGAAAACCAGAGCTTTCTGCGCAAACGTCTTCCGTCGTTTTGATTCATTTCATTGGATGTGGCGTTCTGGGATTCCAGAAGTTCTTTCTCCAGCAACTGTGTTTTGATATCATCATTTATCACTGCATAAGAAGCTGCTAATTGCTGATCTTTTCCCTTCATATCCTTTACCTTCACATGACCACCTTGCTGACGCCCTTCTACCACTGAAGATAAACACAgctaaattaaaaagtctccactagttccatccccatttaatcagagtctgatgagcttatggcaaaataattcatgtaataattttctatacactttacTTTGAAGGTTGATactaaatttgatatcaaaagtttaatcatcgtgagcataggagccgttgtttggaaattcgtgcaattttaaaaatgatggaactagtggagactttttaatttggctatatATGTTTACATTAGAGGAGGTATTTGCTTGAGTATCAGTTATGGACTGGATCAGGTGTTGCTCGCTTATATAGCACGGGTTGCGCGACTTTTGGATTGCTTTGAAAAGGGAGAGCATAGACAACCTCGCCATCTTCATTAGGACGGCCGTCATCTCTATCAACCACATCAACAGTTGCAACAGTTGCTTCGGTGCCAGCATGAGTAGACGAATCAGGTTGTTCGGAAGGCACAATATCATTGCCTGTGTTGTATTCAGATCTGTTGTTTGCTCTTCCACATTTATTTCGAAAGAGAAGAACCAAGATAATCAGGAACGAAATCGTGAATAAGCTGCAGCCAATGACAACTGTCGTTGGTGTTAACCATGGTAACGTCCTGGATGACTTTCCGTTGCTTGCAAGGTCAGCATGGTCAGGAGTATGGATTGATGCAGTTCCCTTCGGAAAAGTAGTGTATGTTCTTGAATTTAAACCGTGTGTCTCCTACAAACATAACaagtaaaacaaaattaatgatatTACACGAAAATAAAAAAAGTTCTGACTAAAGTGAAAAGTTTTCTCCGGTCGGTTTCGCAATAGCGGAGATTATTAGGAAATTATTTTACCAGGTTGACATTTAGAAAataaaacttgccgacggacttaccgaacatcacctaacacgaaacgcatttggcggatgatagcaggacataaaaagaacataaaacgatcattgacgaacaacaacggattaactaaaataccatccgtttcttgtacggaagacctattcggtgtagtgtgacaggcgcataaacgttagaaattgttgtttttactatttttaatatcctctaccgtgtgatagacgacggacaggcaggtccaatattttgagtagcagCGCAgtcggtatccactacgataaaataatAATAGCTAATACTGATCTGCATGtcctctatcacacggtagagaacagtaaaacaaaacaatatttatcgtttattctcattcttagtcagttagaCATTCATTTTGATAACGTAACACtgttttattaatcaaaaattaagttaccgtcatactCCGTGACGAATAGACGGCATGCAGAGTACCTCAGCGGAATTACCTTTTGAGCTGACCCTACGATGTTTAGCACTTTTTCTATGGTCTGTTTTTGGAGTTCCTCCTCCCTCCTCCCATCCCAATATCTTACCATTCTGTACAAGCCGCTGGTAGGGTCATCTTTGGTTGTGGATATAGTGGGTTCACTGCTGCGCGAAGTCTCTATCCATATACGGGTCGTACTTTCAGAGACTTGTTCCACGTAAATAGTTGCTTTCTCTTCCGATTCAGCATGAAAACCGAGAATATTTTGAGCCTTGCACCAGATTTGCATTCTATCATCAGGCAGCGTTAGATTTCTTATATGTAACTTCTTCCCTCCTTTTTGGATTCGAAACCTTCCCATCGTCTTGTTATATTCGCGATATCCGTCGAGACCCTGTACAAACCAGGTATATGAAGTAACATTTGGATGAAGAATGTCAGGGACACAATCAAATTCGGCGTTTTTGCTGACAAGTTCCTCTTGACTTTGTGGCTTCACCATAGGTTTAGGAAGGATTTTCAAAGGGGTAACGTCACATGAATCTCCATGACCAGTTGTTCGTCCAGCAAAGCATGAAAAGTGTccaaaattatctatttctgtcATTGTCCACTCAACAGAGAAGGTCTCTCCAGGTTTCGTGATATTTGTTCCGCCAAAATCGATCGCAGTGTGTGTCCATGTCAATGGTAAAGGTGAAGATGTTGAATTTGGTAATTTACATAAAAAATTAACCGAATCTCCGATGGCTGGTTGCTGAGGGTCAGTTGTGCATGTCGGATGAGGCCATTCGGTTATGACTTTCAGAGAGGCACTGTTGGAGTATATCCATTCTTCTTCGGAGTAAATGGCACAAAAATAAGTTCCTGCATCTTCTAATATCAAATGTGATATACGGAGAATAAAGACGCTGGACATGTCTTCATTCGAAACAGAATATCTCGTCGCAATCTCATTATAATTTGTAACATTAAATGATATAAATGTCGTAATTTCTGATTTTTGTTTAACCCAGTGATGACTGTAAAAAGAACCGCTCACCCCGCATGTTAATGTCGCCATCTCTCCTGCTTTATAAACGGCATCGCTTGGTTGCAGAATGAATTGCTGTGCAAAACAAGAATATACAAAAAATCCTATAATAAAAACCAAATAAGGGTAAAAAATTGCCATGTTATTATATGGCACGTCGAGCAAATAATGTTATAATGTAATAAAGTTATTAAACCCACTGATGCTGCAGCTAGGCAAGGTTGGCTTCTGTAGAGCTGGCTCACTCTGCACTACATTAGGACTATCTCATGCGGCACTAACTTAGCCAGGGCTAAGTTGACGTTAAGGAAGTATCATTTGCCAGACTTTGTGCTAACGGGATTGCCAAGTATCGATAGGCCATATAGGTCTACTTAAAATAATAGATATAATTATTTGACACTCTTTCGCGCACAGAGCAGTATCCGTTAATACATAATCTTGGAATCAAACCACCCATTTCTATTTTTTCTATATATCATTTTTGCCGTGTCAATAGCATGCAAATTAAAATTTCCATTTCTAAAAGAAATCGCCCATGCCCTGTATCA
It encodes:
- the LOC140141505 gene encoding uncharacterized protein, whose translation is MAIFYPYLVFIIGFFVYSCFAQQFILQPSDAVYKAGEMATLTCGVSGSFYSHHWVKQKSEITTFISFNVTNYNEIATRYSVSNEDMSSVFILRISHLILEDAGTYFCAIYSEEEWIYSNSASLKVITEWPHPTCTTDPQQPAIGDSVNFLCKLPNSTSSPLPLTWTHTAIDFGGTNITKPGETFSVEWTMTEIDNFGHFSCFAGRTTGHGDSCDVTPLKILPKPMVKPQSQEELVSKNAEFDCVPDILHPNVTSYTWFVQGLDGYREYNKTMGRFRIQKGGKKLHIRNLTLPDDRMQIWCKAQNILGFHAESEEKATIYVEQVSESTTRIWIETSRSSEPTISTTKDDPTSGLYRMETHGLNSRTYTTFPKGTASIHTPDHADLASNGKSSRTLPWLTPTTVVIGCSLFTISFLIILVLLFRNKCGRANNRSEYNTGNDIVPSEQPDSSTHAGTEATVATVDVVDRDDGRPNEDGEVVYALPFQSNPKVAQPVLYKRATPDPVHN
- the LOC140141504 gene encoding uncharacterized protein, whose amino-acid sequence is MGEIDNFENFTCYAGQNIDGHGDPCEVTPLKIPPKPVVKPENRTRFVGKNATFDCVPDILHPNVTLYAWFVQGYDGYHEYTQTTGRFRIRKGGEKLQIQNLTLTDDRMQIWCKAQNSLGVNEKSEINATIYVQQRPASATRTSTSSLASSSHAPTIPTTNHPPITRMTSGVYKMETHGSNTRTYTTFPTATIASIHITDIASNGKSSKTLTSWLIPTTVIIGCSLFTISFLIIIILLFRKKCGRENKRSDYNTDDDIEPSEQPDSSTHAGTEATVDMVDRDDGRPNEDGEVVYALPFQSNPKVAQSVLYKQATPDSVHYQANISSNMSTVEEGRQQGGHVTMKDLKEKDQELESPYALINDDIKTQLLEKALPESQNATSCEMDQTTKDVCEESSGDDIVYAISMKKGGGNIRFKPTGIASNIPTASNTNQKSSKTRKEEENINVDGLTYADIHFSEMESAEHNAEVLDSHASCENALYAELRDPE